GCTCGTCACCTGGAACTTGGCATGCTGTTTGCCAATGCCCAGCTCGGCGAAGGCATAGGCCAGGATGGCCTGCCGCGGACCCAGGCGCACGATGGGGATAAGCTCGTCCTTGACCTTGAGCGAGGGATCGCCCAGTGGCTCCAGGTCCCCAGAGTATACGTCGCACGGTCCCTTCTTGTTGACGGAGTACATGATGGTGCACTTCGGACAACCCTCACCGCCGCAGGCGCAATCCTTCTTGAACACATACAGCTCCGGGTCAGAGGGAATGGGGACCAGGCTCAGACGATGAGCGACTATCTCATCGAATAGACACGAAACGCTCTCGTACTCCTCGTTGTCGTCCTCCGCTCCTCCCTGGATCTGACCCAGGTGGAACTCCACCGTCTCGATGGCCATCTTGGGTACTTCGGCGATCAGACAGCGTCGTAGGGAGTTGGCGATCTCCGGGGTGGCGTTGGAAATAACGAATCTCGCCTTGGTGTCCGTCATTTCCAGGATCTTGATGTCCATCTACCGCAACCTCTACACCCTTCTGCCCCTCCGGCCACCCTTCTTCTTGGTGCCGTCGTGGGGGATTGGAGTCACGTCTTCGATCCTACCGATCTTCATACCAGCGCGGGCGAGCGCGCGAATGGCCGCCTGGGCGCCTGGGCCGGGCGATGTCGACTTGTTCCCGCCCGGTGCGCGGACCTTGACATGGATACCATCTATGCCCTTTTCCTTGGCGATCTCCGCCACCTTCTCCGCTGCCCGCATGGCCGCGTAGGGCGATGATTCA
This window of the Methanomassiliicoccales archaeon genome carries:
- a CDS encoding 30S ribosomal protein S11, which encodes MGKWGIAHVFASYNNIIITLTDITGAETITKATGGMVVKQAKDESSPYAAMRAAEKVAEIAKEKGIDGIHVKVRAPGGNKSTSPGPGAQAAIRALARAGMKIGRIEDVTPIPHDGTKKKGGRRGRRV
- a CDS encoding DNA-directed RNA polymerase subunit D produces the protein MDIKILEMTDTKARFVISNATPEIANSLRRCLIAEVPKMAIETVEFHLGQIQGGAEDDNEEYESVSCLFDEIVAHRLSLVPIPSDPELYVFKKDCACGGEGCPKCTIMYSVNKKGPCDVYSGDLEPLGDPSLKVKDELIPIVRLGPRQAILAYAFAELGIGKQHAKFQVTSGVGYKYAPKVKIDASKCDGGATCIDVCPRKCFGKVGNKVAVVNEAACTLCKACVKECKTKAITVEGDKTKFVFTFETDGSLTASQTLEQALSILEKKFDDFRELVSSLET